The Magnolia sinica isolate HGM2019 chromosome 3, MsV1, whole genome shotgun sequence genome includes the window ttatcaagaggttgaatggcaaataaaaattccagtgggccccgtgaaggtttttaatgatagggattcaatcacaactatttcttgtggcatggtccacttaatatttggatctactttattttttgatttATGCTCTAAAGTGAGCTTTTAAAATGAATAGGCGGTATGAATATCGATGATTTACAATAAACATCGGTGAACCACAGTTAATATCAGCAATCCTCCTCATGAGATGCTAGTGATCCACAATTAATATTGGTGATATTTATTGTGTATTGTCGATACTCACTATGTATTGTCAAATGGACGAAACTGATCATAACTTCTTAATTACATTTTTTATTCAGTGATTTTGTACACGTTGGAGAGATAATTTGATTAACTTTTAAATGGCTTTAGAGCCACCTTATTTGGACACTATTTGATTGCCCAAAATTTGACCAAAAGTTTATTAAGGATTGTAGATTGTCGGTATGCATCTTATATCGTCAGTTCCACaaaaatgatcataactcccttgttacatgTACGATTTGAGTGATCTTATATTCGTTGGAAAGATCATTTGATGAATTTTTAAATGAATTTATAATCACTTCATTTGGACACCAATTGATTGtctaaaagtgggcccaaagttacCATAGATTGTTGGTACTCACTGTGTATCATTGGTCCcacaaaaatggtcataactctttCGTTACATATTCAATTTGAATAATCTTTTACTTATTAGAAtgttaatttgatgaaatttcaaatggctTTATAATCACCTCATTTGAATACCATTTGATTATCCAAAAATGGATCCAAAGTTCAACTATTTAGATATCTAATTCGGTAATAAATGACATGATACATTTAGACCCACAATTAGGTAACCAAATGTTTTCCAAATGAGgtaattttaaagatatttgaaATTGCATCAAATTACCTTTCGAACAAGTAAAAGATCACCCAAGTCGGACATGTAACGAGAGAGTTACGACCATTTTCGTAAGACCAATGATCCATAGTGAGTACCGGCGATCTACAGTGATTATTGGTGACCCGGTTTTGTGTCCACTTTTGAGCAATCAAATGGTAtttaaatgagatgattccaaaatcattttaaatttcatcaaattacttTTTCAATGAGTATAAGATCACTCAAATCGAACATATAATGATAAAGTtatatgacttttttttttttaaaaagatttgtAACCCACAGAGAGTTATAACATTTATGATccttcatccatttcaacattctTCCACTACAATattcatctattacaacatttatcatattcatttattataacattctttcatttcaaaattcattACATTCATTTATTACAAAAttcttttatttcaaaattcatgACATTCATATATTACAACATTCTTTTATTTCGAAATTCATCAGTTACAAACATTCTTCCATCACAAAATTTATCTCTTTAAAAAACTCTCATCATTCATACCCATTAAAAAACTTATAAGGGAAACCATCACACCCTCCTCAAtttcacaaactctcaccattaaTACCTACTAACAATAATAAAAACAATACATAAAAGTCACTATTATCCTAACATAAACTTATATTTGACTATCATAACTTACATGTTAGATAATGTGGCTAGAAATCTTAAAAAATACTTAAAAGCTTGATGAAATGGAAGGAATGACGCCGGATGCATGCCGTAAGCTCACCGGAGTGGGTCTCATAAAGGTGGCAATAGTCTTAATGATCAAATGGTCCCCTCccgtaaaataaaaaataaaaagaaaagaagaaaaatgttaaATGACCTTTTTCATGCAAGGGATTCACCTATCAAACTTATCTCACGTCTTATGTGGGGCTCATTGGATCATCTTGGAGTAAATCCAAGCCGTACACATGAAATGAGTTTTTATTTCATGTCATATGCTGAATTTTGAGGGAAAAAACATCACGGGTGGACTACGCTGGTGGAAACAGTCTAAAATTAGTGGACAATGCTCATACAGTTGTGAGCCACTTAtagctccatttttttaaaaaaatgaacctAGTATGGGTTCACAATTGTCCGATCAAAGTAAACAGATCAAATTGCGTGAGGAGTGTCCACAATCAttgatttagtggggcccacacccgTATTCTCAAAACACTCTCTTGACTTCCGCAAAAAGCTATCGTTGTACAAGTGGATGCTTGATTAGATGGACATTTTCATTATGGAAAAAGCTAACCAATGGGCTAAAATAATAATAGCTTCGTATGCTTATATCATTACCTTTATAACGTCATAATTAAGAAATATTTAATTAACATACCCAATTTAGGTGACAACCCATACACTTGTAAGAGTGTGCGACCCTTACTATttggccaaccttgatgtatgtattatatatgatgtagagcgggtcgcggacggtttcatggctaagatggatcagaaaaggcccggtcgacaacagaagtaattcgaccgtcggaccttagatcgaacgtatctcacaatccaaaatgagttattaggcgtaaaatatatgattttagggtagaacgagttactttagtcaaccaacccagctacgccaggttgcgcaagccagatttaagaaatacccctggatcaacggtcattttcctgttttaatttcatttttactataaatagtaagttttagtttgattataacttttcatctgtcgggctttaggagttgcatccaacgtgaaaagagcttagaataattaggagaacggtttggtatagccaaataggacacttgctatttttggctaaaaaccttgcgcactaatagacatcacgaccgtctataaatagtaagtttactatttatagtaagtcgcaaattctaagagttttagttgtagtttgcttctgatttctctcacattgtttggtatccttatttaaagggctgTGAATTCATTTATTAGTATTCAttaaatcaattttgaatttattagaatttatttttattttctactttctttcctcgtggattcgagaaatctctgtgagaagttcagagaagttccatggattcagaatagttatcctcttgaggaagactgtgctcgacctcacgtccttcccagTGTCAATATATCTACCATGTCcatctttccaaatcattttgGGGCATTGACCAAAagaaagtatatccaaatctcaaatgtacCAAAACACATGAAAGGAAATAGTGATGTTTGACCGTTAATAACTTTTTGAGAGCCACAAATTTTTTGAATCAAGTAgatgtttgttttttcctttcatctaaacctccgtgaccttatcaaaaggttagacagcatggatataatacatatatcaaggtatgCCCTACCATCAGGGTTGCATCATATTCAGTGAGTCAAGGACTCAAGGGTCACACCTGCTTGGCTAAACTTGGGTCGAAATCGAGGTGGTGGGCAACAGTGTTCTTGAAAATTTTATTCTGTTAATCCATTTTCTTCAGATTAGTTTAAGGCATgactcaaaaaatgaagtaaatgcaATGCTCACTGTCCAAAGAATAACATGATTGGAacctttgtaggccccacctgcTATTCAAATCTGTGTTATTTTTTTGAACTTAAGACTTAAAATGAGTTTATGAAACAAATATGAATGATGTTAATCACTTGTATGAGTTGTATCCATAAAAGGTGGACCCATGAACTCTTTTACATATTAGGCCggtatgaataaaataaataaataatattaggGACAAAATAGACTTTTTAAGTCATCAAATGCACTTTACTTCTCTCAGCATGGGGGCCCAGTATTAGAAACATGTGGATGGATTGAAAATCTTCATCCAAGTTTTTCTAGCCgtacatattttattttattttacgaaCACACCCTCAACATCAACACACACCACTAAGCCATGAGAAAGGACCTTTCtgagccgtacatttgttttgtgaACTGTAACCCAATTGGCAGGTTGCTAACACGTGTGGCGTGTGCATGAGCTTTGTTGCACACGCGTGTTAGCTTAGCAAAGcccagaaattcaaattaaaaaaaagagagttaAATGATACTCGGGTTCGAATAATTCTAGATGCGCAGACCACCCACTTGCCAGCATGGCACgataggtctgagatccaatccatccattagaacaGTACCAATATATTGATGCCCTATCCCAAGATTTGGGTTGATCGAACCCTCAGTGGAGTACAGTTTGTaaaaaacaaatgtacggctctaAAAATTTTGGATAAAAAGTTTTCCAACCCATCCGCCCATTTCAAATATTGGGGCCTACATGCTCATTGAAAGAAAATTTCTTTTTCGAAAAGATATAAAGGTCAgactaacctgatggatggattagatcttgcacGTATATGTCAATGCCGGTACACGTGTGGCATAtccatgagctttattgcacacgcgcaTGCGTGCCAACTGCCAAATCGTTCGTAAAGAAAGCTAAAGGTGCTTTTTGAGAAAACTTCCATTGCAAGGAAAGTAAAAATCCTTTGAGATTTACTGATTTAACCCTCGTGCAGGTGAAGAGTGATCCATGCAAAACCCAAGCGACCCAGGGGTGCCGCTGATGTGGTGCACTTGTGACAGATCCAGGCCGTCCTTTAGACAGTGAAGACTGCTTAGTTATTGCTTGTAGATCATAAGGTTAATCCATTTACTATGGCAGTGACGCTTGAGTTCGGATTTTTCATAGCCCACAtgttcaacggtccaaattcaacctaCATGTGAGAGGCTCACTTGTTGAGTCGATGTACTAACCTGATTTCTAGTATATGACATGTTTGACCTGAGTAATACCTATTCTCTAATGAATGGCTGGAATCCTCCACACGTGTGCCTACCGACATTGGTACCAGCCAGCATGGAGCTGTTATGAACGCAGGCTGTACACaagtcaaaccaagtcgagctgtgcCCTGCGCAACTCGGCTCCGCCAGTAGCTAACCTCAGCTTGAATTCGGCTAGGTTTGGTTCACTTCTCGGCCCTGACTGGGCATCTCCGCTACTTGGAGCAGCAGATCGGCTAATTCAAGCCAAGCTCGAGCCACTGCGGTGTTTTCTCAAACATATCAAGTGTATCTTCAACTGTTCATTAAATACAGAATAGTAACAGCATTTTACggatattttatcaaatactcaaCGGACAGTATCAAAATTAAAATACGTGGATAGttttataatataattttttttttatagtaatttgtttcatatccatttcTTCCTCACCACCAACCGATCCCACAGAGAATGTATACACTTGAAACAATACTTCGTTGAgtcgtttcatcaaacacttagtgagcagtgtgatatcaaaataactgagtcaccaagATGATTCGATCCGAgccaattcgagttgaggttcaacggagttgagtcaagctcgatatcaaaataactgagtcaccaagACGATTCGATCCAAgccaattcgagttgaggttcaacGGAGTCTAGTAAGCTCTTAACTTGGTtcgaatccaatttcaagccaaGGCGAGTCCAGATTTTTCGAGTCCAGTTgagcgagctgaccgagctaactcaactcgtgtacagctccgCATTCTATCAAAACCCTATTTTTCTCTTTGGAGATTGGTCATCGACATTTGAATATTATATACTCATTGACATTTGATGGGCCACaagattattattttattttttaaataccaAGTAACTGTTTTGTTCCCTGGAGGTTTGCtccaagagaaaaaaaataaaattatactcCTAATATGATAGTTGATACACGGGCAGTAATCATAAATGTGCCATGAaatgaactcaaattaaactacacaaaaatgggccccacgtgaAAGTTGATTTGAATTCCAATCTGAGTGATTGGCCGATCAAAGCTTGAGATTGTTCAACTTAAATTGAATTTTGCATGACGACTTGTCTAAAGTGAGTTTCATTgcttgaatggcttgattttaagTTAATGTCCGTGCGTGTGTTCTCCTACCACACATTACTCAAAGCCTATGTGCTCAACAAAGGGGTAGGGGgccacggtggggtccactatgatgtgctTCCAAAATCCATTCCAACAATCAGGTGCGTGACCCAATTTTGAACATAGGGCTAAAAAACCAGCCtcatctgtgattcaggtggaccacatgattgcaAACAGTGTATAAGGCCACatccaccctccaaactgttcaaaaggttttttttttcagataCCACCAGCCTCTGTTAGCAGAGAGTATCATATGATATGATACTCAGACTGAGCATGGTCCCCTATATGTAAATGGGGTACAAGCCACAAACCTCATGACTTCTCCATCAGTGTCCATCATCAAGTAGACaactagatttatttatttatttatttatttattttacttaaattccAAATTCAACAGACAATGCCCATTGAATTGATAGCTAGGATCATCTGCTGTGTCCCATGCCCCATCAATCACACGGCCCACAAATTGGACACATTAGATTAGGCACATGTCGGGTGGATGCGAGCGTGCAAGTACAATCCACCATCTAAAAAttattgaattaaaaaaaaaatagtccaCCATACCCATCCTAAAACATCTTCAATTCAAAACAAGTTCGGCTAGAAATGGCACCAAAAATCCAAACCTTcaatcacccaaaaaaaaaaaagttacagaGGTCACTTCCATTGAAAAAACCACACAAGATAATACACTACCTACCCGCCAACAAtacaaaaattgcaaaaaaagaaaaaagaaaaggagacgATGACATCCATCCAGCCCGAATCGAGTTGCAGTTGTAGACAATCATACATATACACAATCATACAGGCTTCACACGTCTATATCGGTAGCCCTGCAAGAAATGGAGCACTGCCGAACttctggctaatttttgggaagAAGCCTTCCCCTTTGGATGGTGAATTCGAAGCAATTAGAAGCCTGTTTTCCAATGAGGTAAGTGGAAgatgatccgaccgttggatcgcCTTCTTGATTGGACGTAAGCAGGCGAGGTGGCTACTTACATGGCTGTTGTAATTAGGTAGTTTGCTGGCCTGAATAGTCGCTTCATTCTCTTCTGTCACCGGAGCCCCCGACGGATCCTGTTAGTTATAAAACAACCCATCTTTTGTTAGTATAAGACAATCAATATCAAGAAAATGTGCTAGGTTGTATCATGCAAGCATGGCCAACCATCTCGGCCATCCCGTTATCATCAAGCTCATGACAGCGATTCAATTGATTCATGTGTCCTTCACAGCAAGTGTATGCAAAGATATCGTATGGTAAGTTTGTACAATCATGTATATGAAGGTGTTATACACATTGTAACAAGTGAAAAAATTGCATTTTCCGGAAAATTGATCAAACATATATATTAGTGCGATTAAATCATGGGGGATCTTCAAAATCTGATAAGTTTTTAATTCCTCATGATCTTATCCCGAAATTATCGCATTCTTAATGTAAGAACCATTTAGAAGTTAAAATAATTCATTTTATACTATagatttatattttaaatttatttattaatttacaatagacatttttaatatttaattttcaACGAGATTTCCAGATAATATCATAAGAAAGACCTTGAATACAAAAATCTCCTTAGAAATTGCCAAGAACAATATTTGTCACTATGGTTATACACAAAGAACCGCTcatctacaatccttcttcacaatCATGGTATTTTCAATGGCAAAATGTAAACCAAAATCATGAAggcatgaagggaaaaaaaatcatagcATACACAACGGTTGTAGGTGATAAATCTTCCTAATcataattggaacatgataataTTGTGCATTGTCATATATTGTAGCATACACAATGGTTGTAGGTGATCAATCTTGCTAATCATAATGAGGAACATAATAATATTGTGCATTGTCATATAATTCCACCATAATTTTATACCAAGAGAAGAATATGCTGCAACGGTTGTAGGTGATCCACATTGTTAGTTTGGGGCGGGCCCGTAAGTGTAGTACCGGGTCAATCAGAGTATGATGCATTAAAGAAGTAATATGGTATTGCTAGAGAAGAATGACATACCCCAAGCATGAGAAATGTGATTGCTTGCTTGCTATTGTCTCTGCCGAGATGTGTTTCGATCAGCTTCCGAAAATCTGCGAGGCTAGAATCATTTAAGACCTTAAGTTTTGTAATGAACTTCCCTGGATATTCTTTGAATGCCTCCCATTTCACATACACTTCCACCATCCCATCTGTATGTTCTTTGTCCCTGGGTTGAGTGTTCTCCTTCGAATCTTGTGTGCCACGAACAATGCACTTTGCTTTCACTCCATACTCGAGTGTAGAAATGGTCTTGTGCATCTCTTTAGGATTAGGGCTTGCACATAAAATCGTAAGAATCTTTGACTCGTCATCCTCAAAGGAAtgaatttcacatacacatcatggtgggcgcccTAAAAATGTTATTAAAATTCTTATGCATGCTATCTAATTCTTTCCACAGAGTGGGGTGATAGAATTTGGAGATAGTATAATGCATTCGCCAACAATAGAGAGTCTTTTGTCCATTCATCAAAACAATTTTTAGAATGCAAGCTATGGCCCATAAATCATTTAATGATGGTCTACCTGTTGAATTCCcgtaagaagaggaagaagaaagaaatggataTTTGTTCTATCCTGATTAGATCAATTTACAAAAAAATTATACAGTCTAACAAAGGCAATCTTGGTGGTATTGTGGAACCAACAGTGGTGATTTACATATACCATGGCCTATTActgaaaaacacatacatcatggtgggccacacaaagaccAGTCCTCAGGGATAcaggtggtgttggggtcactatcCAATCCACTTCTCATTTTTTGAGATGTGATTTTATTCAGAATTCCTCAAAGTTACTTGTCTTTGGGAATTATTAGGAGGGTAAAAAGATTTACTTGCCCTTATTTTAATGTTGGAGAGGAAGCCAAAACACCCATAATAAAAAGATATTATAAGCCTTGCTTCGCACACACACTTAattgcaataaagctcatgtacatgccacacatgagcCTGCATGACACATGTCTGAGatataatccatccatcaggttagcAGGGACCCAATATTGAAAACATGTGGATGGCCTTCATCTAAGTTTTTCATAGTACATTTATTCTGCAAGCTGTAGCCTACCTGGCAGgcagatcaacctgattcttgatGAAGTTCGATGAACTGGACCTCAGATCTACGTGCCATGAtggcatgtgtggcatgtacatgagctttattgtacATGGATGTGAGCTTAACAAAGCTCAGAAATTAAATTTAAAAGAAGAGAGATGAATGCACAGGTGACTAGATTGAGAAGCCCTCTATAGCCAAGTCATAATTCCAATTACAAATTAATTGATCGATCATAGTGTTTGATTCGTGGACGCTTGTTTATAAAAATTAGGaccattagatttattttttcattttaaccgtccaataaatgtccattaatCTGATGTTCAAATAATTGAATAATCTTAGTTTTGGATTCGTAATACATCTATGCTGGATACTACCTCTAATCAAGAACTTCGGATCAAAGGCTCTGATGCCATCTAAAATTTCTTAGATGAAAGAAGTCTTCTTGTGTATAAATACAGAGGTAATGATCCCAAATATGGAAAAACAAATACAATCAAAGAGGTTATACCAAATCTCAACAAACATGGAAGGAGATTATTGGCCTGAACTCTCAGGCCAAATTCATTTGTCgaggtttgtttttctttccttttcttttcatggTTTTGCCACTAGTAACTGGGTTTGCTGACTTGCAACACGTGAAAGATCTAACCAATCACAACATTGGAAATCCAACATGGTATTTAAGGGGGAAAAAGTACTTTCATGGAATGCAGACACGAGGAAATAATTCTAAGAAttaaatgagttcaaaagaaaGCCTTCATGTGTTACCATGTTGCCACAAATGGGTAGACATCAAACTCGTTTACAAAAGCCATGATGATTTTCACATGTCATCTTCCATGAGTTTCCTAGAAGTATTGGGAGTCCTTTTACATTCACTTCTAACTATTACCTTCTTCCAAATTACATCATGTTCAAGGTGGAGTCCTTTTCGATATTGTAATCCTGGAGTGTTCGGTTGTCCTGAAGTAATTTTCCAGCATAGAGGAGCCTGAGATTTCTTAGAGGCGTCCCTTCCTTTTCCTGAATCTTGGCCTTAACACTCTTGATGGTATCGCATAGCTTCATTACAAGTGTAACGGTCCTTCCAGTCAGTGGCTTAAAGAAAATCTGCATCTCGTAGGGCCGCAATTGAAGGGTTGATTCACTCTTGATGCCATATTCAGCTAAGGTTGGATCATCATCAAGCAGCTTTCCAGCATAGATAAGCATTTGTTGGTGTTGTGGGGTCCCCAACGTGCTCTCGATTGTAGTTTTGATGTCCCGGATGGTGTACCATGCTTTCACTTCAAGTTTGATTGCATCTCCTGTTTGCCTACTTACAAATATTTGCATTCCATCGCTTGGGCGGAAGATCGCATAAAGAGTGGCTCCATTTTGGATGTTGTAAGAAGCCAATGACAGGCTATCCTCGAGCAGTTTTCCGGCATAGATGAGGGTCTGTCTGTCAGGTGGGATTGCCTCCTCCTCCTGAACTCGGGCCTTGATATTGTAGATGGTGTCGCAATTCTTCACTTCTAGCCCAATGGTTGTCTTTACCAGAGGAATCTTGACATTAATTTGCATTTTAACTCCTGAATGGACTAGTAAGTTGAGGGTGGCAGCATCTTGAGATCCGTATTTAACCATTGTATGGACATCTTTGAGGTTGTTTCCGGATAAGAAAGTCTCTTGGACATTAGTTGCAATGCTATCCATATCTCGGATTTTAGCTTTGATGTCGTTGGTTGTGTCCGAGCTCTCTGCTCTGATC containing:
- the LOC131240433 gene encoding kinesin-like protein KIN-10A; this encodes MVEVYVKWEAFKEYPGKFITKLKVLNDSSLADFRKLIETHLGRDNSKQAITFLMLGDPSGAPVTEENEATIQASKLPNYNSHVSSHLACLRPIKKAIQRSDHLPLTSLENRLLIASNSPSKGEGFFPKISQKFGSAPFLAGLPI
- the LOC131240429 gene encoding polyubiquitin 11-like is translated as MENTQSPTSGNPRALPEPIHQQIFVKVEKIIAIRAESSDTTNDIKAKIRDMDSIATNVQETFLSGNNLKDVHTMVKYGSQDAATLNLLVHSGVKMQINVKIPLVKTTIGLEVKNCDTIYNIKARVQEEEAIPPDRQTLIYAGKLLEDSLSLASYNIQNGATLYAIFRPSDGMQIFVSRQTGDAIKLEVKAWYTIRDIKTTIESTLGTPQHQQMLIYAGKLLDDDPTLAEYGIKSESTLQLRPYEMQIFFKPLTGRTVTLVMKLCDTIKSVKAKIQEKEGTPLRNLRLLYAGKLLQDNRTLQDYNIEKDSTLNMM